From the Candidatus Krumholzibacteriia bacterium genome, one window contains:
- a CDS encoding FlgD immunoglobulin-like domain containing protein has product MSRLGGSSGRERSFSNRGSLVPLIAVLTGLVTLGAMGGEAAGAGSFPREQQDDPPGILTQRRTGPAARPQAGPFSSVQVNVDANGANILQDAANEPSIAVDPTNPNHIAIGWRQFDTIFSNFRQAGRAWSDDGGRTWSFPGPLTPGVFRSDPVLGYDANGTFYYSSLETDFSTDLFVSTNGGASWDGPFYSYGGDKQWIQVDRTGGLGNGHIYQAWSTAAGCCGTNIFNRSSNGGTSFSAPVTIPTTPIWGTMDVTASGILWVAGVDPNDFSRFLVARSSNARDPLSVPTFDFTRTFSLGGAIAVQVPDSPNPAGLLGQVWLAIDRGNGPRAGWMYVVASVDPVGTDPMDVHFSRSTDGGQTWSAPVRINTDLTLGWQWFATMSLSPNGRIDVVWNDTRASGFSNLCELYTSSSNDGGTTWSPNTLASPQWNSHAGWPNQQKIGDYYHMISDNVGANLAWAATFNSEQDVYYLRLGDYDCNGNGIGDATDIAQHTSQDSNANGIPDECEPTSDVAWAPARTMLHQNVPNPFNPRTSIAFDLPQAASGVCLRVHDLQGRLVRTLLAGASVAAGPTTVDWDGRDERGNSVASGLYVYRLEAPGVAASRKMMLLR; this is encoded by the coding sequence ATGAGCAGGCTCGGCGGGAGCAGTGGGCGAGAGCGCAGCTTTTCGAACCGTGGTTCTCTGGTTCCCTTGATTGCGGTCCTCACGGGGCTGGTCACCTTGGGTGCCATGGGTGGCGAGGCGGCTGGCGCGGGTTCCTTCCCACGGGAACAGCAGGACGACCCCCCGGGCATCCTCACCCAGCGCCGGACCGGGCCGGCGGCGCGGCCGCAGGCCGGCCCGTTCAGCAGCGTGCAGGTGAACGTGGACGCGAACGGCGCCAACATCCTGCAAGATGCGGCCAACGAGCCCTCTATCGCCGTCGACCCCACGAACCCGAATCACATCGCCATCGGCTGGCGACAGTTCGACACGATCTTCTCCAACTTCCGGCAAGCCGGCCGCGCCTGGAGCGACGACGGCGGCCGCACCTGGAGTTTCCCGGGCCCGCTCACGCCGGGCGTCTTCCGCAGCGATCCTGTGCTCGGCTATGACGCGAATGGGACCTTCTACTACAGCAGCCTCGAGACCGATTTCTCCACCGATCTCTTCGTTTCCACCAACGGCGGCGCCAGCTGGGACGGGCCGTTCTACTCTTATGGTGGCGACAAGCAGTGGATCCAGGTCGACCGCACCGGCGGCCTCGGGAACGGCCACATCTACCAGGCCTGGAGCACCGCCGCCGGCTGCTGCGGCACCAACATCTTCAACCGCTCCAGCAACGGCGGCACCAGCTTCTCCGCGCCGGTCACGATCCCGACCACGCCCATCTGGGGGACGATGGACGTCACGGCGAGCGGCATTCTCTGGGTCGCCGGCGTCGACCCGAACGACTTTTCCCGCTTCCTCGTCGCCCGCTCCAGCAACGCCAGGGATCCCCTGAGCGTTCCCACTTTCGACTTCACTCGCACCTTCAGCCTCGGCGGCGCGATCGCCGTGCAGGTTCCGGACAGCCCGAACCCGGCGGGCCTCCTCGGTCAAGTCTGGCTCGCCATCGACCGCGGCAACGGCCCGCGAGCGGGATGGATGTACGTGGTGGCCTCCGTCGATCCGGTGGGCACCGACCCCATGGACGTGCACTTCAGCCGCAGCACCGACGGTGGGCAGACCTGGAGCGCCCCGGTCCGCATCAACACCGACCTGACGCTCGGCTGGCAGTGGTTCGCGACCATGTCTCTGTCGCCGAACGGGCGCATCGACGTGGTGTGGAACGACACTCGCGCCTCGGGCTTCTCCAACCTGTGCGAGCTCTACACTTCCTCTTCGAACGATGGCGGCACGACGTGGTCTCCGAACACATTGGCGAGCCCGCAGTGGAACAGCCACGCGGGTTGGCCCAACCAGCAGAAGATCGGCGACTACTACCACATGATCTCGGACAACGTGGGCGCGAACCTGGCCTGGGCAGCCACCTTCAACTCCGAGCAAGACGTTTACTATCTGCGACTGGGTGACTACGACTGCAACGGCAATGGCATCGGCGACGCCACGGACATCGCCCAGCACACGAGCCAAGACTCCAACGCCAACGGTATTCCCGACGAGTGCGAGCCGACGAGCGACGTCGCCTGGGCGCCTGCCCGCACGATGCTGCACCAGAACGTGCCGAATCCGTTCAACCCGCGGACGAGCATCGCCTTCGACCTGCCGCAAGCGGCGTCGGGCGTGTGCTTGCGCGTGCACGACCTCCAGGGCAGGCTGGTGCGCACGCTCCTCGCCGGCGCCAGCGTTGCAGCGGGGCCGACCACCGTCGACTGGGACGGCCGCGACGAGCGGGGCAACTCCGTCGCCTCGGGACTCTACGTCTATCGGCTCGAGGCGCCCGGAGTCGCCGCGTCGCGCAAGATGATGCTGCTGAGATAG
- a CDS encoding uroporphyrinogen-III synthase, translating into MPPNSESMPRILVTREEPEPLSAAVRMAHGEPVELPLLTTRRLAFELPRRLEDYDWIAFTSPRALEALGAKSRAAGWSWPPQVRAAAVGDRTAHELQAGGWMPECVSEDASARGLVESLQQRSRAGTRILFPCSAIAEPTFPEGMRAVGAMVDVVHVYTTEPIWTEHPEEKSRLGQRFAEEMQRGCVITCASPSAARAMVELARDAGVLRRLQRAVLVAMGPTTTRAAESLGLQVVDAGAKNLAALARKAVEISLRGLVKE; encoded by the coding sequence GTGCCGCCGAACTCCGAGAGCATGCCGCGGATCCTGGTGACGCGGGAGGAACCGGAACCGCTCTCGGCGGCGGTGCGCATGGCGCACGGCGAGCCCGTCGAATTGCCGCTCCTCACCACACGTCGCCTGGCCTTCGAGCTGCCGAGACGTCTCGAGGATTACGACTGGATCGCCTTCACGAGTCCTCGCGCCCTGGAGGCCCTCGGGGCCAAGTCGCGTGCCGCGGGTTGGAGTTGGCCGCCGCAAGTGCGCGCCGCGGCGGTGGGTGATCGCACCGCCCACGAGTTGCAAGCGGGCGGCTGGATGCCCGAGTGCGTTTCCGAGGACGCGAGCGCGCGTGGGTTGGTGGAGTCGCTCCAGCAGCGGAGCCGGGCCGGCACGCGCATCCTCTTTCCTTGTTCCGCCATCGCCGAGCCCACCTTCCCCGAAGGCATGCGCGCCGTCGGCGCCATGGTGGACGTGGTGCATGTGTACACCACCGAGCCGATCTGGACGGAACATCCGGAGGAGAAGAGCCGGCTCGGGCAACGATTCGCCGAGGAGATGCAACGCGGCTGCGTCATCACCTGCGCGAGCCCGTCGGCGGCACGGGCCATGGTCGAGCTCGCCCGAGATGCCGGCGTGTTGCGGCGCCTGCAGCGCGCGGTCCTCGTCGCCATGGGCCCGACGACGACGCGAGCCGCTGAATCACTGGGCCTGCAGGTCGTGGATGCCGGCGCCAAGAACCTGGCGGCACTGGCGCGGAAGGCCGTCGAGATCAGCCTGCGTGGGCTCGTGAAGGAGTAG
- a CDS encoding AhpC/TSA family protein, with translation MFCREQIAQLCDVAPEISAAGAALVGIGNGTPAQAAALGAAARVPFPLYADPSRRSYRAAGLRRSWVRVLDPRVFLSARKARRTGARQVGIQGDPWQLGGVLVFDASGRLVWRQQSRFPGDHAAPADILQALRSAV, from the coding sequence ATCTTCTGCCGCGAGCAGATCGCACAGTTGTGCGACGTGGCGCCGGAGATCAGCGCGGCAGGGGCGGCACTCGTCGGCATCGGGAACGGTACCCCCGCGCAGGCTGCTGCCCTGGGCGCTGCCGCCCGCGTCCCCTTCCCTCTTTACGCAGACCCGAGCCGGCGCTCCTACCGGGCCGCCGGACTGCGTCGAAGCTGGGTCAGGGTTCTCGATCCGCGTGTCTTCCTCTCGGCGCGGAAGGCCCGCCGGACGGGTGCGCGACAGGTCGGAATCCAGGGAGACCCCTGGCAGCTCGGCGGTGTCCTGGTGTTCGACGCCTCCGGCCGGCTGGTCTGGCGGCAGCAGAGCCGTTTTCCCGGCGATCACGCCGCTCCGGCAGACATCCTGCAAGCGCTCCGCTCAGCAGTCTGA
- the ychF gene encoding redox-regulated ATPase YchF, which yields MGLSVGIAGLPNVGKTTLLNALTHAGADASNYPFCTIEQNVGIAAVPDLDLRRLQSILSPQETIPATVRFVDIAGLVEGASKGEGLGNKFLGHIREVDALLHVVRCFDDPNVTHAPGAPDPVRDASIVETEFFLADLETAERALKRWGLVAKSGREGKEEAAIFERAAQALSRATPVSDLDLTERERELLAEARFLTDKPCLYVANTGEDDPEGQGPLVQALVAAKGAERVLPVSIRLEAEVSELPPEEQIAFLQGLGLEKTALDLVLAACARLLGLITFYTMAHEKLQAWHLRRGSTAQQAAGKIHSDMERGFIRAEVMALEDLATWGSRQALHDHGRIQVVGRDHVVQDKDVLQIHFKV from the coding sequence ATGGGCCTATCCGTGGGAATCGCCGGGCTCCCGAACGTCGGCAAGACGACGCTGCTCAACGCCTTGACGCACGCAGGTGCGGACGCCTCGAACTATCCCTTCTGCACCATCGAGCAGAACGTCGGCATCGCTGCCGTGCCCGACCTGGACCTGCGCCGCCTGCAATCGATTCTTTCCCCCCAGGAGACGATCCCGGCGACGGTCCGCTTCGTCGACATCGCCGGCCTCGTCGAGGGTGCGAGCAAGGGCGAGGGGCTGGGGAACAAGTTCCTCGGCCACATCCGCGAAGTCGACGCCCTCCTGCACGTGGTCCGTTGCTTCGACGACCCGAACGTGACGCACGCGCCTGGTGCACCCGATCCAGTGCGCGACGCGAGCATCGTGGAGACGGAATTCTTCCTCGCCGACCTGGAGACGGCGGAACGGGCGCTCAAGCGCTGGGGTCTCGTCGCCAAGAGCGGCCGCGAGGGCAAAGAGGAAGCCGCCATCTTCGAGCGCGCGGCGCAGGCGCTGTCGCGGGCGACTCCCGTGTCGGACCTCGACCTCACCGAACGAGAGCGCGAGCTTCTCGCCGAAGCGCGTTTCCTCACCGACAAGCCGTGCCTGTACGTGGCGAACACCGGGGAGGACGACCCGGAGGGCCAGGGCCCGCTGGTGCAGGCGCTCGTCGCGGCCAAGGGGGCGGAGCGGGTGTTGCCCGTGTCGATTCGGCTCGAGGCGGAAGTCTCCGAGCTGCCGCCGGAGGAGCAGATCGCCTTCCTCCAGGGATTGGGACTGGAGAAAACAGCGCTGGATCTGGTGCTCGCCGCCTGCGCCCGGCTGCTCGGCCTCATCACCTTCTACACGATGGCGCACGAGAAGCTGCAAGCCTGGCACCTGCGGCGGGGCAGTACGGCGCAGCAGGCGGCGGGCAAGATCCACAGCGACATGGAGCGTGGCTTCATCCGTGCCGAAGTGATGGCGCTGGAGGATCTCGCCACCTGGGGGAGCCGGCAGGCCTTGCACGACCACGGCCGCATCCAAGTCGTCGGCCGCGACCACGTGGTCCAGGACAAGGACGTCCTGCAGATCCATTTCAAGGTGTGA
- the gatE gene encoding Glu-tRNA(Gln) amidotransferase subunit GatE codes for MSVRQPADFNPRQDPPLDFPVRDLEAMTRADYHELGFMSGLEVHQQLWTRRKLFCRCPSGRYVRNFDVEVLRHMRPTLSELGEYDGTALMEFKTRKEIVYRLERGTVCTYEIDDTPPFEMDEEAIRIALEVCLLFDLNLVAELHVMRKQYLDGSIPAGFQRTSMVGLNGVIPFRVPELGVDKPLRIRQLSLEEDSCREVADIGHRITFRTDRLGMPLTEVVTEPDLLTPLEVHAGARLVAHTTRTSGRVRRGPGAARQDVNVSVAGGRRIEIKGVHHHRGLPRLVHIEGFRQLELLRLRAELHRRGVTRASLQLPEGKPWETSPLVLDATSILRGRDSVGETLQQGQMACALRLPGLAGILKHRTQPGLTFAHEIAERVRVIACLMAQPFMTHSDGDGEPLCHTDWRELRHALQASADDALIVLWGPEQDCATAAREVFLRLLDALDGVPAETRQAFPDGRTGFERILPGPDRMYPDTDTPPIPIPDAWVEQARLSLPERPWQKEDRYRQVGLDAAAAARLAVAPWAGLFDSLAPATPLAARRLQQAMEKRFPSWLRRSIGTRRPLALPPWPPAPRLAPLVRAVEQGALRPEALEPALGFLLADDERPAAEILARFQPQPEDGAQVESRLVQVLTKADDFTAPRREKFLRWAMGEVMSDLQGRVDPQHVQQRLAAALMAPTSGPVTTTASTTAASQQPPKKTSARGRAGPREKTSGGRAGAPKKTSPPRRANAPKGGRA; via the coding sequence ATGAGCGTCCGCCAGCCGGCCGACTTCAATCCCCGCCAGGATCCGCCCCTCGACTTCCCCGTGCGCGACCTCGAGGCGATGACGCGCGCCGACTACCACGAGCTCGGCTTCATGTCCGGCCTCGAAGTGCACCAGCAGCTGTGGACGCGCCGGAAGCTGTTCTGCCGCTGCCCTTCCGGTCGCTACGTCCGGAACTTCGACGTCGAGGTGCTGCGCCACATGCGCCCGACCTTGAGCGAGCTCGGCGAGTACGACGGAACCGCCCTCATGGAGTTCAAGACGCGCAAGGAGATCGTCTATCGCCTGGAGCGCGGCACCGTGTGCACCTACGAGATCGACGATACGCCGCCCTTCGAGATGGACGAGGAGGCCATCCGCATCGCCCTGGAGGTGTGTCTCCTTTTCGATCTCAATCTGGTCGCCGAGCTGCACGTGATGCGCAAGCAGTACCTCGACGGCTCCATTCCCGCCGGCTTCCAGCGCACCAGCATGGTGGGGCTCAATGGTGTCATCCCGTTTCGCGTCCCCGAGCTGGGTGTCGACAAGCCGCTGCGCATCCGGCAGCTGTCGCTGGAAGAAGACTCCTGCCGCGAGGTCGCCGATATCGGCCACCGCATCACCTTCCGCACCGACCGGCTCGGTATGCCGCTCACCGAAGTCGTCACCGAGCCCGACCTGCTGACACCGCTGGAGGTGCATGCCGGAGCGCGGCTCGTGGCACACACGACCCGGACGAGCGGCCGCGTGCGCCGCGGGCCCGGTGCGGCGCGGCAAGATGTCAATGTGTCCGTGGCCGGCGGGCGCCGCATCGAGATCAAGGGTGTGCACCATCACCGCGGTCTGCCGCGCCTCGTGCACATCGAGGGCTTCCGCCAGCTGGAGCTGTTGCGCCTCCGCGCCGAGCTGCACCGGCGCGGCGTCACCCGGGCGTCGCTGCAACTTCCCGAGGGCAAGCCGTGGGAGACTTCGCCGCTGGTCTTGGATGCGACCTCGATCCTGCGCGGCCGGGACAGCGTCGGGGAGACGCTGCAGCAGGGACAGATGGCTTGCGCGCTGCGGTTACCGGGGCTCGCGGGCATTCTGAAACACCGCACGCAACCGGGGCTCACTTTCGCCCACGAGATCGCCGAACGCGTGCGTGTCATCGCCTGCTTGATGGCGCAGCCTTTCATGACTCACTCCGACGGTGACGGGGAGCCGCTGTGTCACACGGACTGGCGCGAGCTTCGACACGCCCTGCAGGCCAGTGCCGACGACGCCCTGATCGTCCTCTGGGGACCCGAACAGGATTGCGCCACCGCCGCCCGTGAAGTTTTCTTGCGCCTGCTCGATGCTCTCGACGGTGTTCCCGCCGAGACCCGCCAGGCCTTCCCCGATGGCAGGACCGGATTCGAACGCATCCTTCCCGGTCCCGATCGCATGTATCCGGACACGGACACACCGCCCATCCCGATCCCGGATGCGTGGGTGGAACAGGCGCGTCTGTCGCTCCCGGAACGACCGTGGCAGAAGGAGGATCGCTACCGGCAGGTGGGGCTCGATGCCGCTGCTGCGGCCCGCCTTGCCGTCGCGCCGTGGGCCGGTCTTTTCGACTCCCTGGCGCCGGCGACACCGCTCGCCGCGCGGCGCCTGCAGCAAGCGATGGAGAAGCGCTTCCCCAGCTGGCTGCGCCGTTCGATCGGGACGCGCCGTCCCCTGGCGCTACCGCCATGGCCTCCTGCGCCGCGACTTGCTCCACTCGTCCGCGCCGTGGAACAAGGGGCGCTCCGCCCCGAGGCGCTGGAACCTGCTCTCGGTTTTCTCCTCGCTGACGACGAGCGACCCGCCGCGGAAATCCTGGCACGCTTCCAGCCGCAGCCCGAGGACGGGGCGCAAGTCGAGTCGCGCCTCGTTCAGGTCCTCACCAAGGCGGATGATTTCACCGCCCCACGGCGCGAGAAGTTCCTGCGCTGGGCCATGGGCGAGGTCATGTCGGACTTGCAGGGGCGCGTGGATCCGCAGCATGTGCAGCAGCGGCTCGCAGCAGCGCTGATGGCGCCCACGAGCGGACCGGTGACGACAACAGCTTCGACGACTGCCGCCAGCCAACAGCCGCCGAAGAAGACCTCCGCGCGTGGTCGCGCCGGCCCGCGAGAGAAAACCTCCGGTGGTCGCGCGGGCGCGCCCAAGAAGACCTCCCCGCCTCGTCGCGCCAACGCCCCGAAGGGAGGCCGTGCATGA
- a CDS encoding SGNH/GDSL hydrolase family protein: protein MHLRDWQKSAALLALSFAVAIGLSEVLLRLFWDPGSYQPVIRADPVYGWTLAAGTHLHSVDTDRHLRYDIQVNSLGMRDPERSPAKPAGVKRVLLLGDSMVFGTGVEVGHRCGDVLADRLGPGVEVLNAACGGWGTDQEFLYLCREGFAFQPDVVILALCLSNDVANNLLAHELYGTAPKPRFVLQGSTLVYEPPAPRTAAQTGTHRLHFLKRSRLLHFVGRHVRLLHRRRNVAPKTEVPYYDEDLKSGQSHWAVFEKEYPPAFAGAFAVTEALIGATRDSCASHAVPLVLFAFPQKFEVDPEARAAELAHYGYEASWFDLGAPYEKLAQLARRLDILYLYPHDEFAAANAHGPLFFARDGHPDAAGHALAAATLEEPVRRALETTASHTALR, encoded by the coding sequence ATGCACCTCCGCGACTGGCAGAAGAGCGCGGCGCTCTTGGCGCTGTCCTTCGCCGTGGCCATCGGGCTCTCGGAAGTCCTGCTCCGCCTCTTCTGGGACCCCGGCAGCTATCAGCCCGTCATCCGCGCCGATCCGGTCTACGGCTGGACGCTCGCTGCCGGCACGCACCTGCACAGCGTCGATACGGACCGCCATCTCCGCTACGACATTCAGGTAAACAGTCTGGGAATGCGCGACCCGGAGCGCTCGCCCGCAAAGCCCGCGGGCGTGAAGCGGGTTCTCCTCCTCGGGGACTCCATGGTCTTCGGCACCGGCGTCGAAGTCGGTCACCGCTGCGGCGACGTGCTCGCAGACCGGCTCGGACCGGGGGTCGAGGTGCTCAACGCGGCCTGCGGCGGTTGGGGGACGGATCAGGAATTCCTCTATCTCTGCCGTGAGGGATTCGCTTTCCAACCCGACGTCGTGATCCTCGCCCTCTGCTTGTCCAACGATGTGGCCAACAACCTCCTGGCGCACGAGCTGTACGGCACCGCACCGAAGCCGCGCTTCGTCCTGCAAGGGTCGACTCTGGTGTACGAACCACCGGCGCCGCGCACTGCGGCTCAGACCGGCACGCACCGCCTGCATTTCCTCAAGCGCAGCCGTCTCCTCCACTTCGTCGGCCGGCACGTGCGGCTCCTGCACCGGCGCCGGAATGTGGCGCCGAAGACCGAGGTCCCGTACTACGACGAAGATTTGAAGAGCGGCCAATCGCACTGGGCGGTCTTCGAGAAAGAGTACCCGCCTGCCTTCGCAGGGGCTTTCGCGGTCACCGAAGCTCTCATCGGCGCGACCCGGGATTCCTGCGCGAGCCACGCGGTTCCGCTAGTGCTCTTCGCTTTTCCGCAAAAGTTCGAGGTGGATCCAGAAGCGCGGGCGGCGGAGCTGGCACACTACGGCTACGAGGCTTCTTGGTTCGACCTGGGAGCACCCTACGAGAAGCTGGCGCAGCTGGCCCGGCGCCTCGATATTCTCTACCTGTACCCGCACGACGAGTTCGCGGCGGCGAACGCACACGGCCCGCTCTTCTTCGCCCGCGACGGTCACCCCGACGCCGCCGGTCACGCTCTCGCCGCAGCGACGCTGGAGGAACCCGTCCGCCGCGCCTTGGAGACCACGGCCTCCCACACGGCGCTGCGCTGA
- the hemB gene encoding porphobilinogen synthase — translation MPFPAERMRRLRRTPGLRRLTQETRLTLDALIEPHFVCPGTNIRREVSSMPGCAQLSADLLVEECKRSYDLGIRSIILFGIPAHKDAVGSEGYSTQGVVPRGIAALKESLPDLVVWADVCMCEYTDHGHCGVLDDHEVDNDATLPLLAKEALAYAQAGADGVAPSDMMDGRVAAIRAALDDSGFTHVPIMSYAAKFASAFYGPFREAAESTPRFGDRRGYQMDPANAREAMREIALDIQEGADIVMVKPGLPYLDIIRRARERFDLPIATYNVSGEYAMVKAAAHNGWIDEDRIILEILTAFKRAGADLVLTYFARDAARLLR, via the coding sequence ATGCCATTCCCAGCCGAGAGAATGCGGCGCCTGCGCCGGACGCCCGGCCTGCGCCGCCTGACCCAGGAGACGCGGCTCACCCTGGATGCGTTGATCGAGCCGCACTTCGTCTGTCCGGGCACGAACATCCGGCGCGAGGTGAGCTCCATGCCCGGCTGCGCGCAGCTCTCCGCCGATCTCCTCGTCGAGGAGTGCAAGCGCAGCTACGATCTCGGCATCCGTTCCATCATCCTGTTCGGGATTCCAGCGCACAAGGACGCCGTGGGCAGCGAGGGCTATTCGACGCAGGGCGTGGTGCCGCGGGGCATCGCGGCGCTGAAGGAGTCGTTGCCCGATCTCGTGGTGTGGGCCGACGTCTGCATGTGCGAGTACACCGACCACGGGCACTGCGGCGTGCTCGACGACCACGAGGTGGACAACGACGCCACCCTGCCGCTTCTCGCCAAGGAAGCCCTAGCGTACGCCCAAGCAGGCGCCGACGGTGTGGCGCCTTCGGACATGATGGATGGGCGTGTCGCGGCCATCCGTGCCGCCCTCGACGACTCCGGTTTCACCCATGTCCCGATCATGTCGTACGCGGCGAAATTCGCCTCCGCCTTCTACGGGCCCTTCCGCGAGGCCGCCGAGTCCACGCCACGCTTCGGTGACCGGCGTGGCTATCAGATGGACCCAGCCAACGCGCGCGAGGCGATGCGCGAGATCGCCCTCGACATCCAGGAAGGCGCCGACATCGTGATGGTGAAACCGGGGCTCCCCTACCTCGACATCATTCGCCGGGCGCGGGAGCGCTTCGACCTGCCCATCGCGACCTATAATGTGAGCGGCGAGTACGCCATGGTGAAGGCAGCGGCACACAACGGCTGGATCGACGAGGACCGCATCATCCTCGAGATCCTGACCGCCTTCAAGCGCGCCGGCGCCGATCTGGTCCTCACCTACTTCGCCCGCGACGCGGCGCGACTGCTGCGTTGA
- the gatD gene encoding Glu-tRNA(Gln) amidotransferase subunit GatD, translated as MSAANPNMGYRDPCLELMRRHGVSVWCEVEARTTRGTFRGLVLPRSETSDAEHLVLKLDCGYNIGIRADTILDLTKLGYREAIYKVPEKTYPVDPSKPKVKLFGTGGTIASRLDYRTGAVIPAFSPGELYGSVPELADVCNLETEKLFGVFSENMGPREYMHLAEEIGKAIRAGFAGIVIGHGTDTMHHTAAALSFMVRTPPVPIVMVGSQRSSDRPSSDAALNLINATWTAAYGDIAEVMVCMFGPTSDHYNLLHRGTRVRKMHSSYRSTFRTIGDVPLAMVGGQRLTALHEHARRRPDREVEVQAAFDERVTLLYYYPNMQPDVIDALVQCGYRGIVIAGTGLGHVNRKVYPALERARDAGVLVFMTLQTLWGFVQMQVYETGREILGLGVVPLANMLPEVAYVKLGWALGLHPDDPAAAVQLMTTSIAGEMTEREPHDGYLIFQGGAPELQDFLSRVWK; from the coding sequence ATGAGCGCCGCCAACCCCAACATGGGTTATCGAGATCCCTGCCTGGAGCTGATGCGGCGGCACGGCGTGAGCGTCTGGTGCGAGGTGGAAGCAAGGACGACGCGCGGCACATTCCGCGGCCTCGTGCTGCCGCGCTCCGAGACTTCCGATGCCGAGCATCTGGTACTCAAGCTCGACTGTGGTTACAACATCGGCATCCGCGCCGACACCATCCTGGACCTGACCAAGCTCGGCTACCGCGAGGCGATCTACAAGGTGCCCGAGAAGACGTATCCCGTCGATCCAAGCAAACCGAAGGTGAAGCTGTTCGGCACCGGCGGCACCATCGCGTCGCGGCTGGATTACCGTACCGGCGCCGTGATCCCAGCCTTCAGCCCCGGCGAGCTCTACGGCTCGGTCCCGGAGCTGGCGGACGTGTGCAACCTGGAGACGGAAAAACTTTTCGGCGTCTTCTCCGAGAACATGGGCCCGCGGGAGTACATGCACCTGGCCGAAGAGATCGGCAAAGCCATCCGTGCCGGTTTCGCCGGCATCGTCATCGGCCACGGCACCGATACGATGCACCACACGGCGGCGGCGCTCAGCTTCATGGTGCGCACCCCCCCTGTCCCCATCGTCATGGTCGGCAGCCAGCGCTCGTCCGACCGCCCGTCTTCCGACGCGGCGCTCAATCTCATCAACGCCACCTGGACCGCGGCGTACGGCGACATCGCCGAGGTCATGGTCTGCATGTTCGGCCCCACGAGCGATCACTACAATCTGCTGCACCGGGGCACGCGGGTGCGCAAGATGCACAGCTCCTACCGCAGCACCTTCCGCACCATCGGCGACGTGCCTCTTGCCATGGTCGGCGGTCAGCGCCTCACGGCGCTGCACGAGCATGCCCGGCGCCGCCCCGATCGCGAGGTCGAAGTACAGGCCGCCTTCGACGAGCGCGTCACCTTGCTCTACTACTATCCCAACATGCAGCCCGACGTGATCGACGCGCTCGTACAGTGCGGCTACCGCGGCATCGTCATCGCCGGCACCGGTCTCGGTCACGTCAACCGCAAGGTGTATCCGGCGCTGGAGCGGGCGCGGGATGCCGGCGTCCTCGTCTTCATGACCCTGCAGACGCTCTGGGGCTTCGTGCAGATGCAGGTGTACGAGACGGGTCGCGAGATCCTGGGCCTCGGCGTCGTGCCGTTGGCCAACATGCTCCCGGAAGTGGCGTACGTGAAGCTCGGCTGGGCCCTGGGACTGCATCCGGACGATCCAGCGGCGGCCGTGCAGCTCATGACGACATCGATCGCCGGCGAGATGACCGAGCGCGAACCTCACGACGGCTACCTCATCTTCCAAGGCGGCGCTCCGGAGCTGCAGGACTTCCTGTCGCGGGTGTGGAAGTAG